From a region of the Podospora pseudopauciseta strain CBS 411.78 chromosome 7 map unlocalized CBS411.78m_7, whole genome shotgun sequence genome:
- a CDS encoding uncharacterized protein (EggNog:ENOG503NXIF; COG:P) gives MGRQERIARSIVRAIIRTNVNGTKKKASNPLGILLALFSAFFSLYQLLMRKIRPADFAKLRREYWDVSDDDYVDSFRPREGAKDEEALTAIGDMGFSGSTFYATTDQKYLVKSVPRHSEHSFFRNDLLTPYVQHMATHPQSLLVRICDFLGASGASIGRILRLAPSHHIVMENIMYGREEAENRGDAKWENWDLKPTSYFYPERDIADGALTSDATKEQLADEFHDKIVLSQEQADDLFARLEEDTKLLAEHNAVDYSLFLVRMKLPREEVQEEVQPEAAKSDSNLAPPEDGPSVPPQPPTWKTGVASADGKYVYRASILDFFWAKHKIQPRFMTLLINLWNLLISKDGPMSITTTPEEYRERFLKMCRGYVDIKKD, from the exons ATGGGTCGACAAGAAAGAATCGCCCGGTCCATCGTCCGCGCCATCATCAGGACCAATGTCAATGGCACCAAAAAGAAAGCCAGCAACCCACTCGggatcctcctcgccctattctccgccttcttctccctctaCCAGCTGCTCATGAGAAAGATCCGCCCTGCCGACTTTGCCAAGCTGCGACGGGAGTACTGGGATGTCAGCGATGACGACTATGTCGACTCGTTCCGACCGCGGGAGGGCGCAAAGGATGAGGAGGCTTTGACTGCTATCGGGGACATGGGGTTCTCTGGTTCC ACCTTTTACGCAACCACCGACCAAAAGTACCTCGTCAAGTCGGTCCCACGCCACTCCGAACATTCCTTCTTCCGCAACGATCTCCTGACCCCGTACGTCCAGCACATGGCTACGCATCCGCAGTCTTTGTTGGTCAGAATATGTGATTTCCTTGGCGCCTCAGGTGCTTCTATTGGAAGGATCCTCCGTCTCGCGCCTTCGCATCATATCGTCATGGAGAACATCATGTACGGCCGGGAGGAGGCTGAAAACAGGGGGGATGCCAAATGGGAGAACTGGGACCTGAAGCCAACGTCGTATTTCTACCCCGAACGAGATATTGCCGATGGCGCGCTCACGAGCGACGCAACCAAGGAGCAGCTGGCGGATGAGTTTCACGACAAGATTGTGCTCAGCCAGGAGCAGGCGGATGATTTGTTtgcgaggttggaggaggacacAAAGTTGCTGGCCGAGCACAACGCGGTAGATTATTCCTTGTTTTTGGTCAGGATGAAGCTGCCACGGGAGGAGGTCCAAGAGGAGGTGCAGCCGGAGGCGGCAAAGTCGGACTCGAACTTGGCGCCGCCAGAGGATGGGCCGTCGGTTCCGCCTCAGCCTCCGACGTGGAAGACGGGGGTTGCTTCAGCGGATGGAAAGTATGTTTATCGGGCTTCGATCTTGGACTTCTTTTGGGCGAAGCACAAGATCCAGCCGAGGTTCATGACGTTGCTGATTAACTTGTGGAATTTGTTGATTAGTAAGGATGGGCCGATGAGTATCACTACTACGCCGGAGGAGTACAGGGAGAGGTTTTTGAAGATGTGTAGGGGGTATGTGGACATCAAGAAGGACTGA
- a CDS encoding uncharacterized protein (EggNog:ENOG503NUIT), with amino-acid sequence MSSTSTPPPTLPDYVLNPDAVLSDPSTTWRHGQPPDYTKTRQFYLQTTSLPALVENLVKNWEIEASYKPLLPEWRTIASPQSYTFRVNGSPPQTAAQMLSVGTYNALIEPNEFYCPAHSSFDASHKTFKRVMPSFAWEVLEVYAGPPRVVFRWRHWGVMKGDYVGTNDKGEKVTIKAHGGDIDIEGVAVADVNDKLQLGSVEVFFDPMAMFRQMAPDGETGVTKEAGTTE; translated from the exons atgtcctccacctcaaccccccctcccaccctcccaGACTACGTCCTAAACCCAGACGCAGTCCTCTCcgacccctccacaacctggCGCCACGGCCAACCCCCCGACTACACCAAAACCCGGCAATTCTACCTCCAAA ccacctccctccccgccttaGTCGAAAACCTCGTCAAAAACTGGGAAATCGAAGCCAGCtacaaacccctcctccctgaATGGCGCACCATCGCCTCCCCGCAGTCCTACACCTTCCGCGTCAACGGCTCACCTCCACAAACCGCAGCCCAAATGCTCTCGGTCGGGACCTACAACGCCCTCATCGAGCCCAACGAGTTCTACTGCCCTGCTCACTCCTCTTTTGACGCCAGCCACAAGACATTCAAGAGGGTGATGCCGTCTTTTGCGtgggaggtgctggaggtgtATGCCGGTCCgccgagggtggtgtttcGCTGGAGGCACTGGGGTGTCATGAAGGGTGATTATGTGGGGACGAACGacaagggggagaaggttaCCATCAAGGCTCACGGGGGGGATATCGATATTGAGGGTGTGGCGGTGGCGGATGTGAATGACAAGCTGCAGTTGGGGAGCGTCGAGGTGTTTTTTGATCCGATGGCCATGTTTAGGCAGATGGCGCCTGATGGGGAGACGGGGGTGACCAAGGAGGCTGGAACGACAGAGTAG
- the MRL1 gene encoding Cation-independent mannose-6-phosphate receptor CI-MPR (EggNog:ENOG503NYY9; COG:T; COG:U), producing MHRQTPSRALLLCALAVLSGKAVAEEATKTATASTPVVTPCVATATTGAGAFFDLRPDTAVVVPEGEKPPKGSPVDDYVARGWDYGSNFTLNFCSPVVKEVEDVVGLDKDLWKNVSAYYETKGKIYALGLSDGNLVPRGRKLVLQYTGGSPCGLSDEKNREKRWEVHDGATYKYHEYDDDDDDDNDNDNDNDNDGEDAESRRASKDKDEEDEDDDKQDKGKEKPKTQRRKSATFSFLCDRDPDTPTAASFVGTDPDECAYFFEVRSMHACSIAEPHKPGSVGPGSVFAIIFFIAVLVYVVGGVFYQRTVAHARGWRQLPNYSLWAGIWSFIVDMFTILTSSCGRLIPRRRGYHTLSGSPSGRRHSRDAENRLIDQLDEEWDD from the exons ATGCATCGGCAAACACCATCCAGGGCCCTCCTTCTCTGCGCCCTTGCTGTCCTGAGTGGCAAGGCAGTCGCCGAGGAGGCTACAAAGACAGCCACCGCATCCACGCCTGTAGTCACACCCTGTGtcgcaacagcaaccaccggcgccggcgcTTTCTTCGACCTACGACCCGACACCGCAGTAGTTGTACCCGAGGGGGAGAAGCCACCAAAGGGCTCGCCTGTCGACGATTATGTGGCTAGAGGCTGGGATTATGGCTCAAACTTTACATTGAACTTCTGCAGTCCCGTcgtgaaggaggtggaggatgtcgTCGGACTCGACAAGGATCTATGGAAGAACGTGAGCGCATACTATGAAACCAAGGGCAAAATATATGCTTTAGG ATTATCAGATGGAAACCTAGTACCCCGAGGGCGCAAACTTGTCCTTCAATATACAGGGGGATCCCCGTGTGGTCTATCAGATGAAAAGAACAGGGAAAAGAGATGGGAGGTCCATGACGGGGCGACATACAAGTACCATGAatacgacgacgacgacgacgacgacaacgacaacgacaacgacaacgacaacgacggtGAAGACGCCGAGTCAAGGCGTGCATCGAAAGacaaggatgaggaggacgaagatgatgacaagcaggacaagggcaaggagaaGCCAAAAACACAACGTCGCAAGTCGGCCAcattttctttcctttgtGACAGGGACCCAGATACACCTACGGCTGCTTCATTTGTTGGCACAGATCCGGATGAGTGCGCCTACTTCTTCGAGGTCCGTTCAATGCACGCATGCTCTATCGCCGAGCCCCACAAACCTGGTAGCGTTGGGCCTGGCAGTGTCTTTGCCATTATCTTCTTCATCGCGGTCTTGGTCTACGTGGTTGGAGGTGTCTTTTACCAGCGCACAGTGGCCCACGCCAGGGGTTGGAGGCAGCTGCCCAACTACAGCCTGTGGGCTGGCATCTGGAGCTTTATCGTG GACATGTTTACCATATTGACCTCATCCTGCGGCCGCCTGATCCCTCGTAGGAGAGGGTACCATACACTGTCCGGATCCCCAAGTGGGAGACGCCACAGTCGAGACGCTGAGAATCGACTAATTGATCAGCTCGATGAGGAATGGGATGACTGA